In Streptomyces hawaiiensis, one genomic interval encodes:
- a CDS encoding GNAT family N-acetyltransferase: MDTVTHTDADSWHLTHDVDDFLTRAGAFLRSRPAPHTVPLTVTETLRTRGRRVYGDGAPEFGLLERAGEVRAAFFRTPPHWLNITALTPEDADTLAARLAALGRRLPGVNAQCGTAAAFAEAWQRHTGAPAALRQRQRLYRLGTLTAPGPVPPGGPRLAVESDREQLMRWHDEFSESVGLGTVRDSAEWADARIDSGGITFWETPDGAPVAMAGTSPQVAGQVRVAPVYTPPHLRGRGFAGAATTEVSRAALAAGAEEVLLFTDLANPTSNGLYQRIGYRPVADFEVYDFTQDSEG; the protein is encoded by the coding sequence ATGGACACCGTCACCCACACCGACGCGGACAGCTGGCATCTCACCCATGACGTCGACGACTTCCTGACCCGTGCGGGCGCCTTCCTCCGGTCCCGGCCGGCGCCGCACACCGTGCCGCTGACGGTCACGGAGACGCTCCGGACGCGCGGCCGGCGCGTGTACGGCGACGGGGCACCGGAGTTCGGCCTGCTGGAACGGGCGGGAGAGGTCCGGGCGGCCTTCTTCCGCACCCCGCCGCACTGGCTGAACATCACGGCCCTCACCCCCGAGGACGCCGACACCCTCGCCGCGCGCCTGGCCGCCCTCGGTCGGCGCCTGCCCGGCGTGAACGCCCAATGCGGCACCGCGGCCGCCTTCGCCGAGGCGTGGCAGCGGCACACGGGCGCCCCGGCCGCCCTCCGTCAGCGCCAGCGGCTCTACCGGCTCGGCACCCTGACCGCGCCCGGACCCGTACCGCCCGGCGGCCCCCGGCTCGCCGTCGAGTCGGACCGCGAGCAACTCATGCGCTGGCACGACGAGTTCAGCGAGTCCGTCGGCCTGGGAACCGTCCGCGACTCCGCCGAGTGGGCGGACGCCCGTATCGACAGCGGCGGCATCACCTTCTGGGAAACCCCCGACGGCGCTCCCGTCGCCATGGCCGGTACCAGCCCCCAGGTCGCCGGCCAGGTCCGCGTCGCCCCCGTCTACACCCCACCCCACCTCCGCGGCCGTGGCTTCGCGGGCGCCGCGACGACCGAGGTCAGCCGCGCCGCCCTGGCCGCCGGGGCGGAGGAGGTCCTCCTCTTCACGGACCTGGCCAACCCGACCAGCAACGGCCTCTACCAGCGCATCGGATACCGGCCGGTGGCGGACTTCGAGGTGTACGACTTCACGCAGGACAGCGAGGGATGA
- a CDS encoding DUF4287 domain-containing protein, translating into MTAPVKGPASYFPSIGKKYGRPVAEWQELIRSSPLTRHMELVTWLKSEHGLGHGHANALVAHTLAEDSDE; encoded by the coding sequence ATGACCGCACCTGTGAAGGGCCCCGCCAGCTACTTCCCCTCCATCGGGAAGAAGTACGGCCGGCCGGTCGCCGAGTGGCAAGAGCTCATCCGCAGCTCCCCGCTGACCCGGCACATGGAACTCGTCACCTGGCTCAAGAGCGAACACGGCCTGGGGCACGGCCACGCCAACGCGCTGGTGGCGCACACGCTGGCCGAGGACAGCGACGAGTGA
- a CDS encoding GNAT family N-acetyltransferase, with translation MAPIRAQSPTGPHPDLHGHGLRLRPWDAGSGADVDTWLRGLRDPEFRRWNTPLRLVTDRASARESLLARAQSALEGTSVSFRVADARSDAPLGHIGVNEIKYHLKVARVGYWVLPEARGQGVATRSLLLTARWALTELGLHRLELDHAVGHEASCRIAERCGFSYEGTLRGAIFEEGRHDAFRDAHLHARLATDPEPPDPWGGQDADM, from the coding sequence ATGGCCCCCATACGCGCCCAGTCCCCGACCGGCCCCCACCCGGATCTGCACGGCCACGGCCTCCGCCTGCGTCCCTGGGACGCGGGGTCGGGCGCCGACGTCGACACCTGGTTGCGCGGGCTGCGGGATCCGGAGTTCCGGCGCTGGAACACCCCGCTGCGGCTGGTCACCGACCGCGCGAGCGCGCGGGAGTCGCTGCTCGCGCGGGCGCAGAGTGCCCTGGAGGGGACGTCGGTGTCGTTCCGGGTCGCGGACGCGCGCAGCGACGCCCCGCTGGGGCACATCGGCGTCAACGAGATCAAGTACCACCTGAAGGTCGCCCGGGTCGGCTACTGGGTCCTCCCCGAGGCCCGGGGCCAGGGGGTCGCCACCCGGTCCCTCCTGCTCACCGCCCGCTGGGCGCTGACGGAACTCGGCCTGCACCGGCTGGAGTTGGATCACGCGGTCGGTCACGAGGCGTCGTGCCGGATCGCCGAGAGGTGCGGGTTCTCGTACGAGGGCACCCTGCGCGGTGCGATCTTCGAGGAAGGGCGGCACGACGCGTTCCGGGACGCCCATCTGCACGCACGCCTGGCCACGGACCCGGAGCCGCCGGACCCGTGGGGCGGGCAGGACGCAGACATGTGA
- a CDS encoding nucleotidyltransferase domain-containing protein has translation MHPRSARTALDERIARLRRLAQADTRLEGVLLYGSWTLGEADAHSDIDAYLYVQDDHLDDFDGPAFLGQLAPLQLAYTNMHGLLAVVFDDLMRGEFHLTAAGPGIDEVPTWQGMVHLPHPEDAVLLDRTGRLTRAVRHLADFRPPEPAATARQLTDELANWTLMLAHVLARGEIARAHAVLHIVVGPLQLQLCRLLRDSTVHWLTPSRALEQDLPAADRDRYVATTAAALDQDVRRAVRNSWRWSRDLAAEAADRFDLRLPLPLHERIGSLLNEPH, from the coding sequence ATGCACCCGCGTTCCGCCCGCACCGCCCTCGACGAGCGCATCGCCCGCCTGCGCCGGCTCGCCCAGGCCGATACCCGCCTGGAGGGCGTTCTCCTCTACGGCTCCTGGACTCTCGGCGAGGCCGACGCCCATTCCGACATCGATGCGTATCTCTACGTTCAGGACGACCACCTCGACGACTTCGACGGCCCGGCCTTCCTCGGACAACTGGCGCCGCTCCAGCTGGCGTACACCAACATGCACGGCCTCCTCGCCGTCGTCTTCGACGACCTGATGCGCGGCGAGTTCCATCTCACGGCGGCGGGGCCCGGCATCGACGAAGTGCCCACCTGGCAGGGGATGGTGCATCTGCCCCACCCCGAGGACGCCGTCCTGCTCGACCGTACCGGGCGCCTGACCCGGGCAGTCCGGCACCTGGCCGACTTCCGGCCGCCCGAGCCGGCGGCCACCGCCCGGCAGCTCACCGACGAGCTCGCCAACTGGACGCTCATGCTCGCCCACGTCCTGGCCCGGGGTGAGATCGCCCGCGCGCACGCCGTGCTGCACATCGTCGTCGGGCCCCTGCAGCTCCAGCTGTGCCGCCTCCTGCGCGACAGCACCGTCCACTGGCTCACGCCCAGCCGCGCGCTGGAACAGGACCTGCCGGCCGCCGACCGCGACCGCTACGTCGCCACCACGGCCGCCGCCCTCGACCAGGACGTGCGCAGGGCCGTGCGCAACAGCTGGCGCTGGAGCCGGGACCTGGCCGCGGAGGCGGCCGACCGCTTCGATCTCCGCTTGCCGCTTCCCCTGCACGAGCGGATCGGCTCTCTCCTGAACGAGCCTCACTGA
- a CDS encoding Zn-ribbon domain-containing OB-fold protein — protein sequence MAGRLDLPEPDAFTRTYWDAAAEGRLLIRRCGACGRAHHYPREFCPHCWSEDVTWETASGRATLYTWSVVHRNDLPPFSDRVPYVAAVVELAEGPRMMTEIVEGGDRVGGNPELSAGADLEVTFREGIPVFRVTPTPSA from the coding sequence ATGGCCGGCCGCCTCGACCTGCCCGAGCCCGACGCCTTCACGCGGACGTACTGGGACGCGGCCGCCGAGGGCAGGCTGCTGATCCGCCGCTGCGGGGCGTGCGGCCGGGCCCACCACTACCCGCGCGAGTTCTGTCCCCACTGCTGGAGCGAGGACGTGACCTGGGAGACGGCGAGCGGCCGCGCCACGCTGTACACCTGGTCCGTCGTCCACCGCAACGACCTACCGCCGTTCTCGGACCGCGTCCCGTACGTCGCCGCGGTGGTCGAACTCGCGGAGGGGCCGCGGATGATGACGGAGATCGTGGAGGGGGGCGACCGGGTCGGTGGGAATCCGGAACTGTCGGCCGGGGCGGATCTGGAGGTGACGTTCCGGGAGGGCATACCGGTGTTCCGGGTCACGCCGACGCCGTCCGCATAG
- a CDS encoding DoxX family protein: MDTIWLTGAEWLAVLRIGLGLWWLESWRHKDRKAWFERGTGIAWAAGIAAGHRWRAVRSGFEAAVTPHPRVMAYVVVYAELALGLGLITGFLTPIALVGGLLLNALYFTLMIHDVAEQGQNSMMALMSVVGLFGMSWQTWSLDSALGLF; this comes from the coding sequence ATGGACACGATCTGGCTCACCGGAGCGGAATGGCTGGCCGTGCTGCGGATCGGGCTCGGGTTGTGGTGGCTGGAGAGCTGGCGGCACAAGGACCGCAAGGCCTGGTTCGAGCGGGGCACCGGCATCGCGTGGGCGGCCGGCATAGCCGCCGGGCACCGCTGGAGGGCCGTCCGTTCGGGCTTCGAAGCGGCCGTCACGCCGCACCCGCGTGTGATGGCGTACGTCGTCGTCTACGCGGAACTGGCGCTCGGGCTGGGTCTGATCACCGGCTTCCTCACCCCGATCGCCCTGGTCGGCGGGCTGCTCCTCAACGCCCTCTACTTCACGCTCATGATCCACGACGTCGCCGAGCAGGGGCAGAACTCGATGATGGCGCTGATGTCGGTGGTCGGGCTGTTCGGGATGTCCTGGCAGACGTGGTCGCTGGACAGCGCGCTGGGCCTGTTCTGA
- a CDS encoding flavin-containing monooxygenase: MADSTPPTPASAQPPPDRPVYVIGGGPGGLSAAYALRARGIRAVVLEKSDRVGASWRHHYDRLHLHTTRRLSALPGLPMPRRFGRWVSRDNVVRYLEKYAEHHRLEIVTGVEVSRVERTPDGTGWLLRATGGRELTGAAVVVATGYNHTPRLPDWPGRSAFTGEFLHAGEYRDGKPYAGRDVLVVGVGNTGAEIAVDLVESGASRVRLAVRTAPHILRRSTAGWAAQYSGVLVRRLPVGLVDRISRVQAKVALPDLSSHGLPRPDTGLYTRVRQGAIPVQDVGLIDAVRKGKVEIVAAVDGFEDGGKVALADGSRISPDVVIAATGYVRALEGLVGHLDVLDDRGRPVVHGARTESSAPGLYFTGFTNPISGNLREMALDAVKIAKAVARSGPGRVSRLPG; this comes from the coding sequence ATGGCCGACTCCACACCCCCCACACCCGCCTCCGCGCAGCCCCCACCGGACCGCCCCGTCTACGTCATCGGCGGCGGCCCCGGAGGGCTCTCCGCCGCGTACGCGCTGCGCGCCCGGGGCATACGGGCCGTCGTCCTGGAGAAGTCCGACCGCGTCGGGGCGTCCTGGCGCCACCACTACGACCGGCTGCACCTGCACACCACCCGCCGCCTCTCGGCCCTGCCCGGGCTGCCGATGCCGCGCCGGTTCGGGCGGTGGGTGTCCCGGGACAACGTGGTGCGGTACCTGGAGAAGTACGCCGAGCACCACCGCCTCGAGATCGTCACCGGCGTCGAGGTGTCCCGCGTCGAGCGCACCCCCGACGGCACGGGCTGGCTGCTGCGTGCCACCGGCGGCCGGGAACTGACCGGCGCGGCGGTGGTCGTCGCCACCGGCTACAACCACACCCCGCGCCTGCCCGACTGGCCCGGCCGCTCCGCCTTCACCGGCGAGTTCCTGCACGCCGGCGAGTACCGCGACGGCAAGCCCTACGCCGGCCGGGACGTCCTCGTCGTCGGCGTCGGCAACACCGGCGCCGAGATCGCCGTCGACCTGGTGGAGAGCGGTGCCTCCCGGGTCCGGCTCGCCGTGCGGACCGCCCCCCACATCCTGCGTCGTTCGACCGCCGGCTGGGCCGCCCAGTACAGCGGCGTCCTGGTCCGCCGGCTGCCGGTCGGCCTGGTCGACCGGATCTCCCGGGTACAGGCCAAGGTGGCTCTGCCCGACCTGTCGTCCCACGGGCTGCCGCGCCCCGACACCGGGCTGTACACGCGGGTGAGGCAGGGGGCGATCCCGGTGCAGGACGTCGGTCTGATCGACGCCGTACGCAAGGGCAAGGTGGAGATCGTGGCCGCCGTGGACGGTTTCGAGGACGGCGGAAAGGTCGCCCTGGCCGACGGCAGCCGGATCTCCCCGGACGTGGTGATCGCCGCGACCGGGTACGTCCGTGCCCTGGAGGGCCTGGTCGGCCACCTCGACGTGCTCGACGACCGCGGCAGGCCCGTCGTCCACGGCGCCCGCACGGAGAGTTCCGCCCCCGGCCTGTACTTCACCGGCTTCACCAACCCGATCAGCGGCAACCTCCGCGAGATGGCACTCGACGCGGTGAAGATCGCGAAGGCCGTCGCGAGGAGCGGCCCGGGGCGGGTGTCCCGCCTGCCGGGCTGA
- a CDS encoding acetate--CoA ligase family protein, translating into MLGSTHGTLTTDSRRTRAIACGEQSGPVVHGRPAQAGDLDVSGRPLHADAPDLDRFFRPRSVAVIGASDATGRPNTGITRQLADWAERVGATLHPVHPSRPSVFGIPCSPSVADLPEQVDLAVVLVGDPLPVIEELADAKARFAVVFASGFAETGPEGEAAQRRLTAAVERSGLRLLGPNTNLNAFERFREDLEGPAIALITQSGHQGRPVYALQELGIRLSHWAPTGNEADLESADFLSYFAEQPEVGAIACYLEGLKDGRSFLLAADRAARRGVPVVAVKVGRTETGARTAASHTGKLTGADAVVDAALRQYGVIRVDGLDELQDTAALLARARPPRADGVVVYSISGGTGAHVADLATEAGLSLPVLSEAKQAELHQWIPEYLSVANPVDNGGHPVGDHRGRKIIDAILDDPAVGVLICPVTGPFPPLSDRLVRDLVDAAEQTDKLVCVVWGSPVGTEPAYREVLLGSSRVATFRTVGNCLTAVRAHLAHHRFTAAYRSPFDEAPRTPSPSYRKAQALMQPGRQLSEHAAKQLLRAYGIRVPREQLVTSAAAAVRAAGLVGYPVVMKASGARIAHKTELGLVKIGLTSASQVRDAYRELTDIARYEDVSLDGVLVCQMVEQGVEMVVGVTHDDLFGPTVTVGLGGVLVEVLRDTAVGVPPFGEEQARDMLAGLRGRALLDGVRGRPAADLDALVEVVLRVQRMALELGDQLAELDINPLLVLPRGQGAVALDALAVCR; encoded by the coding sequence ATGCTTGGATCGACACACGGCACCCTCACCACCGACTCCCGCCGGACCCGGGCCATCGCCTGTGGCGAGCAATCCGGGCCCGTCGTGCACGGCAGGCCGGCCCAGGCGGGCGACCTCGACGTCAGCGGACGCCCGCTGCACGCCGACGCACCCGACCTGGACCGCTTCTTCCGCCCCCGGTCCGTCGCCGTGATCGGCGCCTCGGACGCCACCGGCCGCCCGAACACCGGTATCACCCGGCAACTGGCCGACTGGGCGGAACGCGTGGGCGCCACGCTCCACCCGGTGCATCCCAGCCGGCCGTCCGTCTTCGGCATCCCCTGCTCCCCTTCCGTCGCCGACCTGCCCGAGCAGGTCGATCTGGCCGTCGTGCTGGTCGGCGACCCCCTCCCGGTGATCGAGGAACTGGCCGACGCCAAGGCGCGGTTCGCGGTCGTCTTCGCGTCCGGGTTCGCGGAGACCGGGCCGGAGGGCGAGGCCGCCCAGCGGCGACTGACCGCCGCCGTCGAGCGGTCCGGGCTGCGGCTGCTGGGGCCCAACACCAACCTCAACGCCTTCGAGCGGTTCCGCGAGGACCTGGAGGGGCCCGCGATCGCGCTGATCACCCAGTCCGGCCACCAGGGCCGCCCCGTCTACGCCTTGCAGGAACTCGGCATCCGCCTCTCCCACTGGGCCCCCACCGGCAACGAGGCCGACCTGGAGAGCGCCGACTTCCTCTCCTACTTCGCCGAGCAACCCGAGGTCGGCGCCATCGCCTGCTACCTCGAAGGGCTCAAGGACGGGCGCTCCTTCCTGCTCGCCGCCGACCGGGCCGCCCGGCGCGGAGTCCCGGTCGTCGCCGTCAAGGTGGGCCGCACCGAGACCGGCGCCCGCACGGCCGCCTCCCACACCGGCAAGCTGACCGGTGCGGACGCGGTGGTGGACGCGGCGCTGCGCCAGTACGGCGTGATCCGGGTCGACGGGCTCGACGAACTCCAGGACACGGCCGCCCTCCTGGCCCGGGCCCGCCCGCCGCGCGCGGACGGCGTCGTCGTCTACTCGATCTCGGGCGGCACGGGCGCGCACGTCGCCGACCTGGCGACCGAGGCGGGCCTGAGCCTGCCGGTGCTGTCCGAGGCCAAACAGGCCGAGCTGCACCAGTGGATACCCGAGTACCTGAGCGTCGCCAACCCGGTCGACAACGGCGGCCACCCGGTGGGCGACCATCGCGGCCGGAAGATCATCGACGCGATCCTCGACGATCCTGCGGTGGGCGTGCTGATCTGCCCGGTCACCGGGCCGTTCCCGCCGCTCAGCGACCGGCTCGTCCGCGACCTGGTGGACGCGGCCGAGCAGACCGACAAGCTCGTCTGCGTGGTGTGGGGTTCGCCGGTCGGCACCGAACCCGCCTACCGCGAGGTCCTGCTCGGATCCTCCCGCGTGGCCACCTTCCGCACGGTCGGCAACTGCCTCACCGCCGTCCGCGCCCACCTCGCCCACCACCGCTTCACGGCCGCCTACCGCTCCCCCTTCGACGAGGCCCCGCGCACCCCCTCGCCCTCCTACCGCAAGGCGCAGGCCCTGATGCAGCCCGGCCGGCAGCTCAGCGAGCACGCGGCGAAGCAGCTGCTGCGGGCATACGGCATCCGCGTACCGCGCGAGCAGCTGGTGACCAGCGCGGCGGCGGCCGTCCGCGCGGCCGGGCTCGTGGGCTACCCGGTGGTGATGAAGGCCTCCGGCGCCCGCATCGCCCACAAGACCGAGCTGGGCCTGGTGAAGATCGGGCTGACCTCGGCCAGCCAGGTCCGCGACGCCTACCGGGAACTGACCGACATCGCCCGCTACGAGGACGTCTCCCTGGACGGCGTCCTGGTCTGCCAGATGGTGGAGCAGGGCGTCGAGATGGTCGTCGGTGTCACCCACGACGACCTGTTCGGCCCGACCGTGACCGTCGGGCTCGGCGGAGTGCTCGTCGAGGTGCTGCGCGACACCGCCGTGGGGGTGCCGCCCTTCGGGGAGGAGCAGGCGCGGGACATGCTCGCCGGGCTGCGCGGGCGGGCCCTGCTCGACGGGGTGCGGGGGCGGCCGGCGGCGGATCTGGACGCGCTGGTCGAGGTCGTCCTGCGGGTGCAGCGCATGGCCCTGGAACTCGGCGACCAGCTCGCGGAACTGGACATCAACCCGCTGCTGGTGCTGCCGCGGGGGCAGGGCGCGGTGGCGCTGGACGCGCTGGCGGTGTGCCGCTGA
- a CDS encoding enoyl-CoA hydratase/isomerase family protein, with the protein MTRDTVLHTTSDHVLTLTLNRPESLNALTPGQREDIIRLLSEANATAEVRAVVITGTGRGFCAGADLRGAGPTGERVAGDVARTLRTGAQRLIAAVLDCEKPVIAAVNGTAAGLGAHLAFACDLVLAAESARFIEVFVRRGLVPDGGGAYLLPRLVGPQRAKELMFFGDALTAPDAERLGLVNRVVRDEELEKTARAWAERLASGPTRALALTKQLVNASLDTDRTAAFAAEAAAQEINMTTADAREGVRSFVERRGAEFRGR; encoded by the coding sequence ATGACGCGGGACACCGTTCTGCACACGACCAGCGACCACGTCCTCACCCTCACCCTCAACCGGCCCGAGAGCCTCAACGCCCTCACGCCCGGGCAGCGCGAGGACATCATCCGGCTGCTGTCGGAGGCCAACGCCACGGCGGAGGTACGGGCTGTCGTGATCACGGGGACGGGCCGCGGCTTCTGCGCCGGAGCGGACCTCCGGGGCGCCGGCCCGACCGGCGAACGCGTCGCGGGCGATGTCGCACGCACCCTGCGCACCGGCGCCCAGCGCCTGATCGCCGCCGTGCTCGACTGCGAGAAGCCGGTGATCGCCGCCGTGAACGGCACGGCGGCCGGCCTCGGCGCGCACCTCGCGTTCGCCTGCGATCTGGTCCTCGCGGCCGAATCCGCCCGCTTCATCGAGGTGTTCGTACGCCGCGGCCTGGTCCCCGACGGCGGCGGCGCCTACCTCCTGCCGCGGCTCGTCGGCCCGCAGCGCGCGAAAGAGCTGATGTTCTTCGGCGACGCGCTCACCGCACCGGACGCCGAACGCCTCGGGCTCGTCAACCGGGTCGTCAGGGACGAGGAGCTGGAGAAGACCGCGCGCGCATGGGCCGAGCGCCTCGCCTCCGGTCCGACCCGCGCCCTCGCCCTGACCAAGCAGCTCGTCAACGCCTCCCTCGACACCGACCGCACCGCCGCCTTCGCCGCCGAGGCCGCCGCTCAGGAGATCAACATGACGACGGCGGACGCGCGGGAGGGCGTACGGAGCTTCGTGGAGCGGCGGGGGGCGGAGTTCAGAGGCCGCTGA
- a CDS encoding flavin reductase family protein: MGQAGMAEAAVRYLRSNRTPAPEPVETLPRPELRCVAEDERAPLDPREFRRVLGNFATGVAVITAPPAADGDCPAGFACQSFTSLSLTPPLVAFMVGRTSTTWPRIARAGVFCVNVLEAGQGELCRAFAVSGADKFAGVTYDAAPVSGSPRLAGTVAWIDCAIHAVHTGGDHLIVVGRVNALGTADDPSGPLLFHRGRFTRTAPL; this comes from the coding sequence ATGGGACAAGCAGGGATGGCGGAAGCCGCCGTCCGCTACCTCAGGTCGAACCGCACACCCGCCCCGGAGCCCGTCGAAACGCTGCCGCGCCCCGAGCTGCGCTGCGTCGCCGAGGACGAGCGCGCACCACTCGACCCGCGTGAGTTCCGCCGCGTCCTCGGGAACTTCGCGACGGGCGTGGCGGTCATCACGGCACCGCCCGCCGCCGACGGCGACTGTCCCGCCGGCTTCGCCTGCCAGTCCTTCACATCCCTCTCCCTCACCCCGCCCCTGGTGGCCTTCATGGTCGGCCGTACGTCGACGACGTGGCCGCGTATCGCGCGGGCCGGGGTCTTCTGCGTGAACGTCCTCGAGGCCGGGCAGGGCGAACTGTGCCGCGCGTTCGCGGTCAGCGGCGCTGACAAGTTCGCGGGCGTGACGTACGACGCGGCACCGGTGTCCGGCTCCCCACGCCTCGCGGGCACCGTCGCCTGGATCGACTGCGCGATCCACGCCGTCCACACCGGCGGTGACCACCTCATCGTGGTCGGCCGGGTGAACGCCCTCGGCACGGCGGACGATCCGTCCGGCCCGCTGCTCTTCCACCGGGGGCGCTTCACGCGGACGGCGCCCCTGTAG
- a CDS encoding methyltransferase → MSTIHWDETEPRSARWHSESGLPLPRRVVVADDRMRAAVAHRLACEGTALLWRGDFHNARQLLRAMDRLVGRSAPDVPDSPTEAFHAQRRFRAHRARVLGKVLVLLEEDHTLALRRAPDVRRACDEAYGPPSGGPVAVALTELLGVISAREWREKGVHVPALGARVHPHYGVFAPTRSEYVDLVAAAPLPCGGAVGTAFDLGTGTGVLAAVLARRGVGQVVATDVSARARECARANVQRLGLTATVRVTGPGLYPDGRAGLVVCNPPWVPAKPASDLDLGVYDAGGGMLRGFLDGLADRLEPGGEGWLVLSDLAERLGLRGRDELPAAIEAAGLRVVDRLDTSPRHPRARDTDDPLHAARSTEVTSLWRLAAE, encoded by the coding sequence GTGTCCACGATCCACTGGGACGAAACCGAACCCCGTTCAGCCCGCTGGCACTCTGAGTCCGGGCTGCCCCTGCCCCGCCGGGTCGTCGTCGCCGACGACCGGATGCGGGCCGCCGTCGCCCACCGGCTGGCCTGTGAGGGCACCGCGCTGCTGTGGCGCGGGGATTTCCACAACGCCCGTCAGCTGCTGCGTGCGATGGATCGTCTCGTCGGCCGCAGTGCGCCCGATGTGCCGGATTCGCCGACCGAGGCGTTTCACGCACAACGCCGGTTCCGGGCCCACCGCGCGCGGGTCCTCGGCAAGGTGCTCGTCCTGCTGGAGGAGGACCACACCCTGGCGCTGCGCCGCGCGCCGGATGTGCGCCGGGCGTGCGACGAGGCCTACGGGCCGCCGTCCGGCGGGCCTGTCGCCGTCGCCCTCACGGAACTGCTGGGTGTGATCAGCGCCCGGGAGTGGCGGGAGAAGGGTGTGCACGTACCGGCGCTGGGCGCGCGGGTCCACCCGCACTACGGGGTGTTCGCGCCGACCCGGAGCGAGTACGTCGATCTCGTCGCGGCGGCGCCCCTGCCGTGCGGCGGTGCCGTGGGCACCGCGTTCGACCTGGGCACGGGCACCGGGGTGCTCGCCGCCGTGCTGGCCCGGCGCGGGGTCGGGCAGGTGGTGGCCACGGACGTCAGCGCCCGGGCCCGCGAGTGCGCGCGGGCGAACGTACAGCGGCTGGGGCTCACGGCGACGGTCCGCGTCACCGGGCCCGGCCTGTACCCCGACGGACGGGCCGGCCTCGTCGTCTGCAACCCGCCCTGGGTTCCCGCCAAGCCCGCCTCCGACCTCGACCTCGGGGTATACGACGCGGGCGGTGGCATGCTCCGCGGGTTCCTCGACGGGCTCGCCGACCGGCTGGAACCCGGCGGTGAGGGCTGGCTCGTCCTGTCCGACCTGGCCGAACGGCTCGGGCTGCGCGGCCGGGACGAGTTGCCGGCCGCCATCGAGGCGGCCGGGCTGCGCGTCGTCGACCGGCTGGACACCAGTCCGCGCCACCCCCGCGCACGGGACACGGACGATCCGCTGCACGCCGCGCGGTCCACCGAGGTCACGTCGTTGTGGCGGTTGGCGGCGGAGTGA